In a single window of the Phaeobacter sp. G2 genome:
- a CDS encoding ABC transporter permease: MSSLNTTVEPSRWAQIWNSNIGYSFRRNPVAMVSLAVFMVIAVMSFCAPLIAPFDPYDPGQIDIMNSEYPPVWVDGADAQFMLGTDDQGRDLWSTILYGTRLSLLIGICAVGLQAFLGISIGLIAGYVGGRIDSLLMRLADIQLSFSTLMVAIIFLAVTQAMFGSETFNQYAIYFLIAVIGVAEWPQYARTVRATVLAEKKKEYVDSARVLGFGPLRIMVRHILPNSLSPIFVISTVQVANAIISEASLSFLGLGMPPSQPSLGSLISSGFDYIFSGSWWITAIPGIVLVVLVLVINLLGDWLRDALNPKLYKG, encoded by the coding sequence ATGAGCAGCCTGAATACCACCGTCGAACCATCGCGCTGGGCGCAGATCTGGAACTCCAACATCGGCTATAGCTTCCGGCGCAATCCGGTTGCCATGGTGTCGCTGGCCGTCTTTATGGTGATTGCGGTGATGTCGTTTTGCGCGCCGCTGATTGCGCCCTTTGATCCCTATGATCCGGGTCAGATTGACATCATGAACAGCGAATACCCCCCGGTTTGGGTGGATGGGGCTGATGCGCAGTTCATGCTGGGCACCGATGATCAGGGCCGCGATCTATGGTCGACCATCCTCTATGGTACGCGCCTGTCGCTGTTGATTGGCATCTGTGCGGTGGGGCTGCAGGCTTTTCTTGGTATCTCGATCGGGTTGATTGCCGGCTATGTGGGCGGGCGGATCGACAGCCTGCTGATGCGGTTGGCCGATATCCAGCTGTCGTTTTCCACCCTGATGGTGGCGATCATCTTTCTGGCGGTGACCCAGGCGATGTTTGGCTCTGAGACCTTCAACCAGTATGCGATCTATTTCCTGATTGCGGTGATTGGCGTGGCGGAGTGGCCGCAATATGCCCGTACCGTGCGGGCCACCGTTCTGGCCGAGAAGAAAAAGGAATATGTCGACAGCGCCCGGGTGCTGGGCTTTGGCCCGCTGCGCATCATGGTGCGCCATATCCTGCCCAACTCGCTGTCGCCGATCTTTGTGATCTCCACCGTGCAGGTGGCCAATGCGATCATTTCCGAGGCGTCCTTGTCCTTCCTGGGGCTGGGCATGCCGCCCAGCCAGCCGTCGCTGGGATCGCTGATCTCTTCCGGCTTTGACTATATCTTTTCGGGAAGCTGGTGGATCACCGCCATTCCCGGCATCGTGCTGGTGGTTCTGGTGCTGGTGATCAATCTGTTGGGCGACTGGCTACGGGATGCCCTGAACCCCAAACTGTATAAGGGATAA
- a CDS encoding ABC transporter permease, whose translation MFAYLVKRVFQAIAVMFVISLIGFAIQDNLGDPLRELVGQSVSEEVRQELRDELGLNDSFLTQYLRFAGNALQGDLGTSYFFKEPALDVILKKLPATMELVLGAAVIIIGLSIPVGVYTAIYPNTIISRLVMGISIIGISIPVFLTAILMIYVFSVEYGWFPSYGRGDVVHVFGSWDTNFATVDGWMHILLPSIALASIMLPLFVRLIRAEMMEVLQSEYVKYAKAKGIRPWRIYFVHALKNTLLPVITVGGVQIGTMVAYTILTETVFQWPGMGFMFLEAVNRVDTPLIVAYLIVVGFIFVVTNTIVDLIYGLVNPTVNLARMGA comes from the coding sequence ATGTTTGCTTACCTTGTGAAACGCGTGTTCCAGGCCATCGCGGTGATGTTTGTCATCTCGCTGATCGGTTTTGCCATTCAGGATAACCTTGGTGATCCGCTGCGAGAGCTTGTCGGACAATCCGTCAGCGAAGAGGTTCGCCAGGAGCTGCGCGACGAGTTGGGGCTGAACGACAGTTTCCTCACCCAATATCTGCGCTTTGCCGGCAATGCGCTGCAGGGTGATCTGGGCACCAGTTATTTCTTCAAAGAGCCGGCGCTGGATGTGATCCTGAAAAAGCTGCCCGCCACCATGGAGCTGGTCCTGGGCGCCGCTGTCATCATCATCGGCCTGTCGATCCCGGTGGGCGTCTACACCGCCATCTATCCCAATACGATCATCAGCCGTCTGGTTATGGGGATTTCGATCATTGGTATTTCGATCCCGGTGTTTTTGACGGCGATCCTGATGATCTATGTGTTTTCAGTCGAATACGGCTGGTTTCCCTCTTATGGGCGCGGGGACGTGGTGCATGTCTTTGGCTCTTGGGACACCAATTTTGCCACGGTGGATGGCTGGATGCATATCCTGCTGCCCTCGATCGCGCTGGCCTCTATCATGTTGCCGCTGTTTGTCCGCCTGATCCGGGCCGAAATGATGGAAGTGCTGCAGAGCGAATATGTGAAATACGCCAAAGCCAAGGGCATCCGGCCCTGGCGGATCTATTTTGTGCACGCGCTGAAGAACACCTTGCTGCCGGTGATCACCGTCGGCGGGGTGCAGATCGGCACCATGGTGGCCTATACCATCCTGACCGAGACAGTGTTTCAGTGGCCGGGCATGGGCTTCATGTTCCTGGAGGCGGTGAACCGTGTCGATACCCCGCTGATCGTCGCCTATCTCATCGTTGTTGGCTTTATCTTTGTTGTCACCAATACAATCGTTGACCTGATCTACGGGCTGGTCAATCCCACCGTCAATCTTGCGAGGATGGGCGCATGA